From the genome of Dickeya aquatica, one region includes:
- a CDS encoding helix-turn-helix transcriptional regulator: MWIQTMSNQRLIKVKTVLELCAISRATLYRQIEAGAFPRQVSLTGARAVAWREEEVLEWIAERLKVPSR; the protein is encoded by the coding sequence ATGTGGATTCAAACGATGTCAAATCAACGCCTGATCAAGGTTAAAACTGTTTTGGAACTATGCGCAATTTCTCGCGCAACGCTCTACCGACAAATCGAAGCAGGTGCATTTCCTCGGCAAGTCAGCCTAACCGGAGCACGCGCAGTTGCATGGCGGGAAGAGGAGGTTTTGGAGTGGATAGCTGAGCGTCTCAAAGTACCTTCGCGTTGA